In one window of Pseudobacteroides sp. DNA:
- a CDS encoding class I adenylate-forming enzyme family protein yields MNYCEFLFDTEEQYLDLDALIDGENGRRLTYIELMEEVKKVAGLLQSKGYTSGDVIATHLYNSIEAAVILLAVQYIGGVICLIDPLYKSYEVLYYIEDSGAKCLVTHLNNTEIDLPENIKTDVVNINEFNDEIRTYSYVDKEFYNYKEDELAMLLYTSGSTSKPKGVMISAGCYSVFLEKSNMSLYKYTKDDRIICFVPFSHGFGSLSILIPSLDGKAAIVFLRSFQPIKISKAILEENITHILGVPTHYQQLLRYESIHDSLRRLKAAFVAAAPLNFETAAEWYKITGIYLDEGYGMSETSTLISTRMNMLPEPAGNVGFPPKGILEINAVDEEGRVLEDGIIGELRVRGKGIMLGYLNKPEETAKRIRDGWVYTGDHGYRRSDGSFVICGRKDDVINVAGLKLSPLEVEAAINSHEDVVDSAAIGIEDSIYGEIVKAYVVLKDNAKATERDLIKYVSGKIANFKVPKYIAIIDEFPRNNLGKIDKKVLKAKG; encoded by the coding sequence ATGAATTATTGTGAATTTTTATTTGATACAGAGGAACAGTATCTGGATCTTGATGCACTTATAGATGGAGAAAATGGGAGAAGACTTACATATATAGAGCTTATGGAGGAAGTAAAAAAAGTAGCCGGACTATTGCAGTCAAAGGGTTATACAAGTGGAGATGTAATTGCAACTCATTTATATAACAGCATAGAAGCAGCGGTTATATTATTGGCGGTTCAATACATTGGTGGTGTAATATGCCTCATAGATCCGTTATATAAGTCTTATGAGGTTTTATACTATATAGAGGACTCTGGTGCCAAGTGCCTGGTTACCCATCTTAATAACACAGAGATAGATTTGCCGGAAAATATTAAGACGGATGTGGTTAATATTAATGAATTTAACGATGAAATAAGAACATATAGTTATGTAGACAAGGAATTTTACAATTATAAAGAAGATGAGCTGGCAATGCTTCTCTACACATCAGGTTCAACATCCAAGCCAAAGGGTGTAATGATATCAGCTGGATGCTACTCAGTGTTTTTGGAAAAAAGTAACATGTCTTTATATAAATATACCAAAGATGACAGGATAATATGTTTTGTACCATTCTCCCATGGTTTCGGTTCTCTTTCAATTCTTATTCCTTCCTTGGATGGAAAGGCTGCAATAGTGTTTTTAAGATCATTCCAGCCAATAAAGATTTCCAAAGCAATACTGGAAGAGAATATTACACATATTTTAGGTGTTCCAACGCATTATCAGCAGCTTTTAAGATATGAATCCATTCATGATTCACTTAGAAGGCTAAAAGCTGCTTTTGTTGCTGCGGCTCCTCTTAACTTTGAAACTGCTGCAGAGTGGTATAAAATTACAGGCATTTATCTTGACGAGGGGTACGGCATGTCTGAAACATCTACACTTATATCTACAAGAATGAATATGCTGCCTGAACCGGCAGGAAATGTTGGATTCCCACCGAAGGGCATATTGGAAATTAATGCTGTTGATGAAGAAGGCAGGGTTTTAGAGGATGGAATTATTGGAGAACTTAGGGTAAGAGGTAAAGGAATAATGCTGGGTTATTTAAACAAACCTGAGGAAACAGCCAAAAGAATAAGAGATGGGTGGGTGTATACAGGTGATCATGGCTATAGAAGAAGTGATGGTTCATTTGTAATCTGCGGACGGAAGGATGATGTCATTAATGTTGCAGGACTTAAGCTGTCACCTTTAGAAGTGGAGGCTGCAATAAACTCACATGAGGATGTTGTTGATTCAGCTGCAATCGGTATTGAAGATAGTATTTATGGTGAAATAGTTAAGGCATATGTGGTTTTGAAGGACAATGCAAAAGCGACTGAAAGAGATTTGATAAAGTATGTCTCAGGTAAGATTGCAAACTTTAAGGTACCAAAATACATAGCTATAATTGACGAATTTCCAAGGAATAATCTTGGGAAGATTGATAAAAAGGTACTTAAGGCTAAGGGGTGA
- a CDS encoding acyl carrier protein: MDMNENEIFNKVKEIVVDYLRVNEDEVSPETNLVEELCADSIALVELGFRFSETFSIPMIEGDSELYIMKNLVSHIIGKMQEA; the protein is encoded by the coding sequence ATGGATATGAATGAAAATGAGATTTTTAACAAGGTTAAAGAAATAGTTGTGGATTATTTGAGGGTAAACGAAGATGAAGTTAGCCCTGAAACAAATCTTGTTGAAGAGCTGTGTGCAGATTCAATTGCACTTGTCGAACTGGGATTCAGGTTTTCGGAGACTTTCTCCATTCCCATGATTGAAGGAGATTCTGAGCTTTATATTATGAAGAATCTTGTAAGCCATATTATAGGAAAAATGCAGGAGGCATAA
- a CDS encoding 3-oxoacyl-ACP synthase III family protein, giving the protein MKNTHYFFPNPKRKNISRYCEIKSVASCVPEKTLCNDDIINRYALPFKSSAIIKSIGVELRHVAHDHESDSDLLKIAADKCLKQCQLKPDDLSRLIVNKFYGDNLLPMTASILQRKLESTTAFHAFDIDGGISSFLHSVDVASRFISTGDDYILIASGGISNRLVSKNDPRIAFLFGDAAASVLLGYSKEQHILASYFYSNYEYYEQATAITPLTIVDMGQDLNLEEQMSHIFDTYKMGSWKDAEDFYRQAVNAVSQNLLLECGLKIEDIDLVLVTENNRRIWELTLEVLGIPEEKSITLLRDHGNTMSAMLPLLMDHGYKTGRIQKGMNIMLISHGEGLSGGGLIYKV; this is encoded by the coding sequence ATGAAAAACACACACTATTTTTTTCCTAATCCTAAACGGAAAAACATCAGTCGTTACTGCGAAATAAAATCGGTTGCTTCTTGTGTACCGGAGAAAACTTTATGCAATGATGACATTATAAATAGATACGCCTTGCCTTTCAAGAGCTCAGCTATTATAAAATCCATAGGTGTTGAATTAAGGCATGTAGCTCATGATCATGAGTCTGACAGTGATCTCTTAAAGATTGCAGCAGACAAGTGCCTTAAACAGTGCCAATTAAAGCCTGATGACTTATCAAGGCTTATTGTAAACAAGTTTTATGGAGATAATCTTCTGCCGATGACTGCAAGCATTTTGCAGCGAAAGCTTGAAAGTACTACTGCGTTCCATGCCTTTGATATTGATGGGGGAATATCATCCTTTCTTCATTCTGTAGATGTTGCCTCAAGGTTTATAAGTACCGGGGACGATTATATACTTATTGCATCAGGCGGTATAAGCAACAGGCTGGTAAGTAAAAATGATCCCAGAATTGCTTTCTTATTTGGTGATGCGGCAGCTTCCGTACTTTTAGGGTATTCTAAAGAACAACATATATTGGCAAGCTACTTTTATTCCAATTATGAATATTATGAGCAAGCTACTGCTATAACACCATTGACAATTGTAGATATGGGACAAGATTTAAATCTTGAGGAGCAGATGTCACATATATTTGATACATATAAAATGGGTAGCTGGAAGGACGCAGAGGATTTTTACAGGCAGGCTGTTAATGCTGTTTCACAAAATCTTTTATTGGAATGCGGTCTTAAGATAGAGGATATTGACTTGGTTCTTGTAACAGAAAATAATCGCAGGATTTGGGAACTGACTTTGGAAGTCCTGGGTATACCAGAAGAAAAAAGTATTACGCTTTTAAGGGATCATGGAAATACCATGTCAGCAATGTTGCCGCTTCTTATGGATCATGGCTATAAAACAGGTAGGATACAAAAAGGTATGAATATTATGCTGATATCGCATGGAGAAGGTTTAAGCGGTGGAGGTTTAATATATAAAGTCTAA
- a CDS encoding ketoacyl-ACP synthase III, which yields MEREVKFPNIRSLNVDRYARIVSTGIGLPRDVVSNQDIIDNYNIIATDRAVEYSVGIKERRWTQLDEKTEDIMAAAAVQCLERAGIDIDKVDRVIYTKLFGDYMIPATSIGVLKKLGVKKGIPAFDICSACSGFMHAMDLAIRYISSGDDYVLIFGGSTIGKCTRHWKSPDPKTVFLFGDAIAAMLIGYSEVKSFMASYLLTNHSLYDNAKITFGTSFLREGMENLDPSVFFMKIADPNLIFNGAVRYSKIIADKLLEETGLTTDDIDFFVTSDQSTKIWEEQLKVIGIPKEKSQSLFYKHGNTVAAMSPLNLDNLIISGRLKRGDLVMMHAHGAGASSGGMIFRY from the coding sequence ATGGAAAGAGAAGTAAAGTTTCCTAATATAAGATCACTCAATGTTGATAGGTATGCCAGAATAGTTTCTACAGGCATCGGCCTTCCAAGAGATGTGGTTTCAAATCAGGATATAATTGATAATTATAATATAATTGCAACAGACAGGGCAGTTGAGTACTCTGTGGGCATAAAGGAAAGAAGATGGACACAGTTAGACGAGAAAACGGAGGACATAATGGCTGCCGCTGCTGTACAGTGTCTCGAAAGAGCAGGTATAGATATAGACAAGGTTGACAGAGTTATATATACCAAACTATTTGGTGATTATATGATTCCTGCAACATCAATAGGAGTGTTAAAAAAGCTTGGTGTCAAAAAAGGTATACCAGCATTTGATATTTGCTCGGCATGCAGTGGATTTATGCATGCTATGGATCTAGCTATTCGTTATATTTCTTCAGGTGATGACTATGTTCTTATTTTCGGAGGAAGTACAATTGGCAAATGCACTCGCCATTGGAAAAGTCCCGACCCCAAAACCGTGTTTTTATTCGGTGATGCTATAGCAGCGATGTTAATAGGGTATTCCGAAGTTAAGAGCTTTATGGCTTCTTATCTCTTGACAAATCATTCTTTGTATGATAATGCAAAGATAACATTTGGAACCAGCTTCCTTCGAGAAGGAATGGAAAATTTGGATCCAAGTGTTTTTTTCATGAAAATCGCAGACCCAAATCTAATTTTTAACGGAGCTGTCCGATACTCTAAGATAATTGCAGACAAGCTGCTAGAAGAGACAGGTCTTACAACTGACGATATTGACTTTTTTGTTACGTCCGATCAATCAACAAAAATATGGGAGGAACAGCTAAAAGTAATTGGGATTCCAAAAGAGAAAAGTCAAAGTCTGTTTTACAAGCATGGGAACACCGTTGCAGCTATGAGCCCTTTAAATCTTGATAATCTTATAATTTCAGGGCGGTTAAAAAGAGGGGATCTCGTGATGATGCATGCACACGGGGCAGGAGCAAGCAGTGGTGGAATGATTTTCAGGTATTGA
- a CDS encoding alpha/beta hydrolase, protein MNEASSKFVDKLAMEKLISEKLAKVRHSPDDSFFKKDEISLNCIDDLQLEKSQIKLVDIVNGISHFQIPSFYKQPHYLENNLINIYYYPSDNPQCNILLLHGLFDDNMANYLFLIKQLNELNFNIYFMVLPYHFERRPEGSFFGGEYFFSADLFRTRNAFKQTVLDIEASMQFIGYHNSMPKRILGFSMGGCAAFRYYLLKKSLIKTFLLNPVTEFKKLAWDNNLLLTVGRDLDESLMSRDEVLKILAEIDPCENIGPDFKVDNLTMVYSIYDQVIEKVKYDAFINKIGIKNAIEYSSGHLNVLRVPRLSRDIFKFLNNDESIHNSDKNKDVSNV, encoded by the coding sequence GTGAATGAAGCAAGTTCCAAGTTTGTTGACAAATTGGCAATGGAAAAGCTTATTAGTGAAAAGCTGGCAAAAGTAAGACACTCACCCGATGATTCATTTTTTAAAAAAGATGAAATATCCTTGAATTGTATTGATGATCTGCAACTTGAAAAATCTCAAATCAAGTTAGTTGACATTGTCAATGGGATTAGTCACTTTCAGATTCCATCTTTTTATAAGCAACCGCATTATTTGGAAAATAACTTGATAAATATTTATTATTATCCGTCTGACAACCCTCAATGTAATATTTTACTGCTTCATGGTTTGTTTGACGACAATATGGCTAATTATCTATTTTTGATAAAGCAGCTCAATGAATTGAATTTCAATATATATTTTATGGTATTACCGTACCATTTTGAAAGAAGGCCAGAGGGAAGTTTTTTCGGAGGTGAATATTTCTTTAGTGCTGATTTGTTCAGGACAAGAAATGCATTTAAACAGACTGTTCTGGATATTGAGGCATCCATGCAGTTTATCGGATATCACAACAGTATGCCAAAAAGAATTTTAGGCTTTAGTATGGGAGGGTGTGCAGCATTCCGTTATTATTTACTGAAGAAAAGTCTAATAAAAACGTTCTTGCTTAATCCGGTTACAGAGTTTAAAAAGCTGGCATGGGACAACAATTTATTGCTCACAGTAGGACGAGACCTTGATGAAAGTCTAATGTCGAGGGATGAGGTATTAAAAATATTAGCAGAAATTGATCCCTGCGAAAATATTGGCCCGGATTTTAAGGTTGATAATCTGACAATGGTTTATTCAATCTATGACCAGGTAATCGAAAAAGTCAAGTATGATGCCTTTATAAATAAAATTGGAATTAAAAACGCTATTGAATACTCATCAGGACATTTGAATGTTTTAAGAGTGCCAAGGCTTTCTAGAGATATATTCAAATTTCTGAACAATGATGAAAGCATTCATAATAGCGATAAAAATAAAGATGTAAGTAATGTTTAA